A DNA window from Drosophila pseudoobscura strain MV-25-SWS-2005 chromosome 2, UCI_Dpse_MV25, whole genome shotgun sequence contains the following coding sequences:
- the PH4alphaNE1 gene encoding prolyl 4-hydroxylase subunit alpha-2, giving the protein MRRLLVLLGLLSCLGHLCRGSDYFSSITGLEKLLQTEDFLIKNLRTTVNAVRTSLQRLESEVFAIEQEHVVAARDTENYLTNPVNVYRLMKRLHTDWPHLETRVQQIADKMDFNATQGYGLSFPSQEDVDGAALALVRLQSTYKLDVAQVAAGILNGIKYGSDMSWQDCFVLGQQLFEMEDYNNTKVWLRESMERLGRHSPAPATTPDSGTLNRMEAVAKSLFQLGDFDTAYELSQRVLQFDPKRIRNWHLGDKGAVTNPEEAEDMALPRHSDSYSLTQEFAHYEKVCRGEVGPSPRQERPLRCRYSLGSHPYRHLAPLKLEEHSLDPFVVTYHDMLSPRKIADLRLMAVPRMHRSTVNPLPGGQNKKSSFRVSKNAWLAYDSHPTMGGMLSDLSDATGLDMTFCEQLQVANYGVGGHYEPHWDFFRDPDHYPAEEGNRMATAIFYLSDVEQGGATAFPFLNFAVKPQLGNVLFWYNVHRSLDVDYRTKHAGCPVLKGSKWIGNVWIHEATQTFARPCDVFRDHEVSLEYEIIK; this is encoded by the exons ATGAGGAGGCTCTTGGTACTCCTAGGACTGTTGTCCTGTCTGGGGCATTTGTGTCGCGGCTCTGATTACTTCTCATCGATCACGGGACTAGAGAAACTGCTGCAAACAGAAGACTTtctaataaaaaatttaaggACTACTGTAAATGCAGTCAGGACATCGCTGCAACGATTGGAGAG CGAGGTGTTCGCCATCGAGCAGGAGCATGTTGTGGCCGCCAGGGATACGGAAAACTATCTGACCAATCCGGTGAATGTGTACCGCCTGATGAAGCGCCTCCACACGGACTGGCCGCATCTAGAGACCCGTGTTCAGCAAATTGCTGATAAGATGG ATTTCAACGCTACCCAGGGATATGGCCTGAGTTTTCCCAGCCAAGAGGACGTGGATGGCGCTGCCTTGGCTCTGGTCCGGCTGCAGAGCACCTACAAATTGGATGTGGCCCAAGTGGCCGCCGGCATACTCAATGGCATAAAATATGG CTCCGACATGAGCTGGCAGGACTGCTTCGTGCTGGGTCAACAACTCTTTGAAATGGAGGACTACAACAACACCAAGGTGTGGCTGCGCGAATCCATGGAGCGCCTGGGACGTCACAGTCCCGCCCCTGCAACCACCCCCGACAGCGGAACCCTCAATCGAATGGAGGCGGTGGCCAAGAGTTTGTTCCAGCTGG GCGACTTTGACACCGCTTACGAGCTCAGCCAGCGGGTTCTCCAATTCGATCCGAAGCGCATCCGGAACTGGCATCTGGGCGACAAGGGAGCGGTGACGAACCCagaggaggcggaggacaTGGCTCTGCCCAGGCACTCAGATTCCTACAGT CTCACGCAGGAGTTCGCCCACTACGAGAAGGTGTGCCGTGGCGAGGTCGGCCCTTCTCCCCGCCAGGAGCGTCCCCTTCGCTGTCGCTACTCGCTGGGAAGCCACCCCTATCGACATCTGGCGCCCCTAAAGCTGGAGGAGCACAGCCTGGACCCCTTCGTGGTCACCTACCACGACATGCTCAGCCCGCGCAAAATCGCCGACCTTCGGCTGATGGCCGTGCCCCGGATGCACCGCTCCACGGTGAATCCCCTGCCCGGTGGCCAAAACAAGAAATCTTCCTTCCGCGTCAGCAAGAACGCCTGGCTCGCCTACGACTCCCACCCAACGATGGGGGGGATGCTCTCAGACCTCAGCGACGCCACCGGCCTGGACATGACCTTCTGCGAGCAGCTGCAGGTCGCCAACTACGGCGTGGGCGGACACTACGAGCCGCACTGGGACTTCTTCCGGGACCCGGACCACTATCCCGCCGAAGAGGGCAACCGCATGGCCACCGCCATCTTTTAC CTCTCCGATGTGGAGCAGGGCGGAGCCACAGCGTTTCCCTTCCTCAACTTTGCGGTGAAGCCGCAGCTGGGGAACGTCCTCTTCTGGTACAACGTGCACCGCTCCCTCGACGTGGACTATCGCACCAAGCACGCCGGCTGCCCGGTCCTCAAGGGCAGCAAGTGGA TCGGCAACGTTTGGATACACGAAGCCACACAGACCTTTGCGCGGCCCTGCGACGTTTTCCGGGATCACGAGGTGTCGTTGGAGTACGAGATTATCAAATAA